Proteins found in one Rhodobacter capsulatus SB 1003 genomic segment:
- the cowN gene encoding N(2)-fixation sustaining protein CowN — protein sequence MNDQTPDRYVTFMGIACDTNADRLCEMLAARMAGNDSRWVAYFEKKLAENAQMGHDRLRFIGAQVNALMSFFEEEDDEAALALLWHIEHHCL from the coding sequence ATGAACGACCAGACCCCCGACCGTTACGTGACCTTCATGGGCATCGCCTGTGACACGAATGCCGACCGCCTGTGCGAGATGCTGGCGGCGCGGATGGCGGGCAATGACTCGCGCTGGGTCGCCTATTTCGAGAAGAAACTGGCCGAGAATGCGCAGATGGGCCACGACCGGCTGCGGTTCATCGGGGCGCAGGTGAATGCGCTGATGTCCTTCTTCGAAGAGGAAGACGACGAAGCGGCCTTGGCGCTGCTCTGGCATATCGAGCATCACTGCCTCTGA
- a CDS encoding Crp/Fnr family transcriptional regulator — translation MPPPPPASSDWISRLEGGLRRRYAAGETIARPDAPSDRLILIESGTVRLSLTGAGREVTLAQLRRGGLFVTHTRVWLVAAEPAQVLSWPVAEMLDLVARHPDLGVAAFREVGQILRGALDLIEDLAFRPVEARLARHLLAERAAQGADTIRLIGPTEALATALGTTRQTLSTLINRLIRAGVLSRPGRHQLCLHDPGHLARLAEVSSG, via the coding sequence ATGCCCCCGCCCCCGCCCGCCTCTTCCGACTGGATTTCCCGCCTCGAAGGCGGTCTGCGCCGCCGCTACGCCGCGGGCGAGACGATCGCGCGGCCGGATGCGCCCTCGGACCGGCTGATCCTGATCGAAAGCGGCACGGTGCGGCTGAGCCTGACCGGGGCCGGGCGCGAGGTGACGCTGGCGCAGCTGCGCAGGGGCGGGCTTTTCGTCACCCACACCCGGGTCTGGCTGGTGGCGGCCGAACCCGCGCAGGTGCTCAGCTGGCCGGTGGCCGAGATGCTGGATCTGGTGGCGCGGCACCCGGACCTTGGCGTGGCCGCCTTTCGCGAGGTGGGGCAGATCCTGCGCGGGGCCCTTGATCTGATCGAGGATCTGGCCTTCCGCCCGGTCGAGGCGCGGCTGGCGCGGCATCTTCTGGCCGAACGCGCGGCGCAGGGGGCCGACACGATCCGGCTGATCGGCCCGACCGAGGCCCTGGCCACCGCGCTGGGCACGACGCGGCAGACGCTGTCGACGCTGATCAACCGGCTGATCCGCGCGGGTGTCCTGTCCCGGCCGGGGCGGCATCAGCTCTGCCTGCACGATCCGGGCCATCTGGCGCGGCTGGCCGAAGTGTCATCCGGCTGA
- the fdxD gene encoding ferredoxin FdxD, whose product MPNITFTSPIMKKDKTIYAVAGNTATILALAKEHAIPIPFECGDGDCASCLIEVTHLDNKPAMAMMLTEKEKARLKELQMITAEEIEAAEVSDLPPRFRLACQFIPRDEDVMVHFTGTPGGSV is encoded by the coding sequence ATGCCGAACATCACCTTTACGTCGCCCATCATGAAGAAGGACAAGACCATCTACGCGGTGGCGGGCAACACCGCGACGATCCTGGCGCTGGCCAAGGAACATGCGATCCCGATCCCGTTCGAATGCGGCGACGGCGATTGCGCCTCCTGTCTGATCGAGGTCACCCATCTCGACAACAAGCCCGCGATGGCGATGATGCTGACCGAAAAGGAGAAGGCGCGGCTGAAAGAGCTGCAGATGATCACCGCCGAGGAGATCGAGGCGGCCGAGGTCAGCGACCTGCCGCCGCGCTTCCGTCTGGCCTGCCAGTTCATCCCGCGCGATGAAGACGTGATGGTGCATTTCACCGGCACCCCCGGCGGCTCGGTCTGA
- a CDS encoding VWA domain-containing protein, giving the protein MSAPLAPEPLPDAAQDALTRLAPEAARALSAQGRAVWHEGAAALSRSGKGAEAVQAWAEAALPVARDLGEDVLPDLLRACLAMAARTSGAVIARVLATAPLAARRLGDADLFRAYLGFLDLLLAQAPRGVRPMLDQLDRLLAVLTLGGLRRWALWGAEMHRTNYPEQARYFALESAEAQAVLQRERKGVLFVDIHRRIGAYLRALWGRDFPMRPTSGDFETREGLRPCLEAGVIHLPDAWDDTQGATGLDLYRAAAAHAAAHLAARRGPLLMEGLNLHQRACIGLIEDARAEALAIARFPGLGPLWARFHTGTGPLDRIARALLLPATPETDPNALWARAALAGADLADEMAALRIGLALAARLDPRLPTPALPYRDDNRALWEGDESDWSDGVAPPAQIRRHVSVSELVNEVEVETAGDDAQEILVCATELFDDAGSSFNAREGRPPVAPPRRYPEYDHRSGFDRPDWVTVHDKRPRPGDPDLTEAILQAHRPVLARMRRVLEALQPQGVQRVRRLEDGDELDLNAAIGAAVDLRLGRQPDPRVMMRQRQVTRDVAVLLLLDLSASTNDPAGPGGRRLLDLTREATVLLAEAVHRVGDPFALHGFCSDGRHNVFYQRFKDFAEVWGPGPKARLAGMEGQLSTRMGAAIRHAGWHLGQQRAARKLLLVLTDGAPADIDERAPAHLRHDARAAVAALARQGVLPFCLSLDPEADAYVAQIFGPRGYQILDRVERLPERLPRLYAGLAR; this is encoded by the coding sequence ATGTCCGCCCCGCTTGCCCCCGAGCCCCTGCCCGATGCGGCGCAGGACGCCCTGACGCGCCTCGCCCCCGAGGCGGCGCGGGCGCTTTCGGCGCAGGGCCGCGCGGTCTGGCACGAGGGCGCGGCGGCGCTTTCCCGCAGCGGCAAGGGCGCCGAGGCGGTGCAGGCCTGGGCCGAGGCGGCCCTGCCCGTCGCCCGCGATCTGGGGGAAGACGTTCTGCCGGACCTTTTGCGCGCCTGTCTGGCGATGGCCGCGCGCACCTCGGGCGCGGTGATCGCGCGGGTTCTGGCGACGGCGCCGCTCGCCGCGCGGCGGCTGGGCGATGCCGATCTGTTCCGCGCCTATCTGGGGTTTCTGGATCTGCTGCTGGCGCAGGCGCCGCGGGGGGTGCGGCCGATGCTGGATCAGCTCGACAGGCTTCTGGCCGTGCTGACGCTGGGCGGTCTGCGCCGCTGGGCGCTGTGGGGCGCCGAGATGCACCGCACGAATTACCCCGAACAGGCGCGCTATTTTGCGCTCGAAAGCGCCGAGGCGCAGGCTGTGCTTCAACGCGAACGCAAGGGCGTGCTGTTCGTCGATATCCACCGCCGCATCGGCGCCTATCTGCGTGCGCTTTGGGGGCGGGATTTTCCGATGCGCCCGACCTCGGGCGATTTCGAGACGCGCGAGGGGCTGCGGCCCTGTCTGGAAGCCGGGGTGATCCATCTGCCCGATGCCTGGGATGATACGCAGGGCGCGACGGGGCTTGATCTTTACCGCGCCGCCGCCGCCCATGCCGCCGCCCATCTGGCGGCGCGGCGGGGGCCGCTGTTGATGGAGGGGCTGAACCTGCATCAGCGCGCCTGCATCGGGCTGATCGAGGATGCAAGGGCCGAGGCGCTGGCGATTGCCCGCTTTCCGGGGCTTGGCCCGCTTTGGGCGCGGTTTCATACCGGCACCGGGCCGCTCGACCGCATCGCCCGCGCGCTGCTTTTGCCCGCGACGCCGGAAACCGACCCGAACGCGCTTTGGGCCCGGGCGGCGCTGGCCGGGGCCGATCTTGCCGACGAGATGGCCGCGCTGCGCATCGGCCTTGCGCTGGCCGCGCGGCTTGATCCGCGCCTGCCCACGCCCGCCCTGCCCTATCGCGATGACAACCGCGCGCTGTGGGAAGGCGACGAAAGCGACTGGTCGGACGGGGTGGCACCGCCCGCGCAGATCCGCCGTCATGTCTCGGTTTCCGAGCTGGTGAACGAGGTCGAGGTCGAAACCGCGGGGGACGATGCGCAGGAAATCCTGGTCTGCGCGACCGAGCTGTTTGACGATGCCGGCAGCAGCTTCAACGCGCGCGAGGGGCGCCCGCCCGTCGCGCCGCCACGCCGGTATCCGGAATACGACCACCGCAGCGGGTTCGACCGGCCCGACTGGGTGACGGTGCATGACAAGCGCCCCCGCCCCGGTGATCCGGACCTGACCGAGGCGATCTTGCAGGCGCACCGCCCGGTTCTGGCGCGGATGCGCCGGGTGCTGGAGGCGCTGCAGCCGCAGGGCGTGCAGCGGGTGCGGCGGCTGGAAGACGGCGACGAGCTGGATCTGAACGCCGCGATCGGTGCGGCGGTCGATCTGCGGCTGGGCCGTCAGCCCGACCCGCGGGTGATGATGCGGCAACGTCAGGTCACGCGAGATGTGGCGGTGCTGCTCTTGCTCGATCTGTCCGCCTCGACCAATGATCCGGCGGGGCCCGGGGGCAGGCGGCTTCTGGATCTGACCCGCGAAGCGACCGTGCTGCTGGCCGAGGCGGTGCACCGCGTCGGCGATCCTTTCGCGCTGCACGGCTTTTGCTCGGACGGGCGGCACAATGTGTTTTATCAGCGTTTCAAGGACTTTGCCGAGGTGTGGGGGCCCGGCCCCAAGGCCCGGCTGGCGGGGATGGAGGGGCAGCTTTCCACCCGGATGGGCGCCGCGATCCGGCATGCGGGCTGGCATCTGGGCCAGCAGCGCGCGGCGCGCAAGCTGCTGTTGGTGCTGACCGACGGGGCGCCCGCCGATATCGACGAACGCGCCCCCGCGCATCTGCGTCACGACGCCCGCGCCGCGGTGGCCGCGCTGGCGCGGCAGGGCGTGCTGCCCTTCTGCCTCAGCCTTGATCCCGAGGCGGATGCCTATGTGGCGCAGATCTTCGGGCCGCGCGGCTACCAGATCCTCGACCGCGTCGAGCGCCTGCCCGAACGCCTGCCCCGCCTTTACGCCGGGCTCGCCCGCTGA